TGGCGGTGTGCCGTTGCGCCCGTCGCTGATAAGCAGCTTGCTGCGGTCGTTCAACGCCTGCTGGGCCAGCGCTGGCGCGCCGGGCTCAACGATGTTGGTCGGCTGGAACATGCGCTCGGACGCGACGACGATCTCGCCAAACTGACCTAGTGCGAACATTTCTGTGAGAACAAGGGGGCCGCTGCCGCCGGTTAGTTCGACCAGCATGCCTTCGTAGTTTTCCCAGTCGGCCACATTGGCGATCGGCAGCTGAACGCCGGTCGGCGTGACAGAGTGTCCCATCGAGCATGGGATGGCGCTCGTCACGCTGGTCAGCTCGGTGAGCGTCCCCGGAAGGGCGCCGCTCTGGTCGAACTCGACGATGGTTCCCGTCACTCGAACCTTATCGCCGGCGCTGACCGCGAAACTCGAATTAAAGACGTAGATCGCGTCTGAGGTGAGGGGGTTGCCGTCACCGGGAACCTGCTGGATGTGGTAGCCACCCAGACGGTGATGGCTTCGCTGTCGGTGTTGTTGCCACTGGCTTCCGGAGCATCTGCGGCGACGGCGGCGTCCACCTGTACGTTACCTGCCGAACCGTTCAGGCTGACAGTCGCTTGAGCCTGCGTAGACCCACCCGCGAGCAAGGTACCTAGCGCGCAGTCCAACTGAGTCGCGGAGGTTACGGTACATCCTGCCGTGGGCGAAGAGCCCAGTGATCCGAGCGCCGTGCCACTGAACAGGACCTGCAGCGTCGTATTGGCGGCGCTGAGCTGTGGCCCGTTGGCGACATCAAAGGTGAGGTTGAGCGAGTTATGCGAGTAGACCGGATTTGGCGTGTAGCCGATGGCCACCGTGACATCTGCCTGCGGGTCCTGTACAGTAGTCGTCTCGCTGTCAGAATTATTGCCAGTCGTTTCCGGCGCGTCGGCCGTCGCGTTGGTGTCAACTGTAACGGTCCCCTGTATGCCAACCTGCGGCGTGATCGTGAAACCCGCCGTGTAGCCGGTAGAAGTCGCCAGCGACGGGATCGAACAAGTCAGGACAGGGTTAGCATACAGGCAGAAGCCGCTAGGGTCGCTCAAGGCCGAAATCGTACCGTCGAACGGGAGGCCGCCAAGCGTAGTCGTGAACACGACAGTGTTAGCCGCCAGCGTGCCCGTGTTGCTGACGGTTACTGTGTAGTCAACATCGCTGTTGTTGACGCCGTTGTTGGTCTCGATCGGGTCGGCGCTCTCGGTAATCGAAGTGACGAGGTCAGCCGTGAAGCAGGGGTTGAGCGGGCTCAATGTAGAGCGGGCGTTAGGGTACGCGGTGCCAGACGCGAAGTCCGCGAGATTGTTGTCGGTGTCTTGGCATCCATCATCCAGGCGAAACCAAGCCTGGGAGTTTGTTAGGGTCCCAGACCGGACCGCGCCCTCGAACACGTTTGCTGATCCGCCGCCGAAGAAATCAACGACAGAAGCACTTACTGCGCCATCAGTGTACGGATTTCCGCCTGTAATCAGCGTAGTTGTACTTAGCAGTGCAATCTTGAATGAACCAGGTCCACTCATTGCAGCGGTTCCATCCACGTCAGATGGTGTCGGTTCTGTTCCGCCTGCGCCAGCCGCCTGGCGCGCAATCAGATATTGCCCGGGGGATAGGGTTATAGAAGGGAGATTTGTTCTTGTCCAGGTTGATCCAGTTGCCGACGCGAACTGAATGGACCAACCAGACACAGACACGGAACTTATGCCTGCGTTAAATATCTCGATATAGTCGTTTATATAGATCGCTCCGGAATTGCCACCACCGCCGTAAGCCGCGCTGATGACGATTCCGCTGGTAGATGCCCGCGCGACGCGGCTTGTCGGCGCGAAGATGAGGGCGGCCGCTGCAAGGACAGCGACTAGCCACATGGTGAAGAACTTCGTACGCATAGAACGGCCTTTCCCTCAAACGAAACTTGCGTGCATAATCAAACCCTATTGGGTCCCGGTAATATAGCATCCGATTGTTAAGGCGGTTAGATACAAGATTTATGAGATCGAGTCCAATCTCTCGGCTTGATTTGAGGAGGTCAAATGGGTGCGGCAGGGCAGGGCGCAGGCAGAAGTGAGCGATGGATGGCGAGTCCCCGTACGCTGGTGTTTGTGACGAATCGGGGTCGGGTGCTTCTTTTGAAGCGCGGCCCCCAACGGCGGATTTTTCCGAACAAATACAACGGCCTCGGCGGACATGTTGAACGCGATGAGGATGTCTTTACGTCTGCGGAACGCGAAGTCCGCGAAGAGAGCGGGCTGAGCGTCGACGCGCTGCGACTCAGAGGCATCCACCATATCGACGCAGGGGCGGAGTCGGGGATTCTGGTGTTTGTGTTTACGGCGACTGCCCGCACCGACACTGTCAGCGTGCAGAGCGACGAAGGAGTCCTGGAATGGGTTGATCTGGAGTCTTTTGCTGCGCTCGATCTGGTCGACGACGTGGCGGAAATCCTGCCGCGCGCACTCGGCATGGCAGACGATGCGCCGCCGTATTTCGCGCATGTCAGCTACGATTCGGAGGACCGGATTGTGATTCGGTATGCGTAAAGCACGGCGCTATCTGCTAAACTGCGCGTGCTATTGGTGAGGGAAACATGACATCCACCGTCCCAACCGCCGAAGAAATACACGGAACGCCTACAGGCCGGTCCGGTCGTGGCTGCCTGTGGCGACTCGGCTGCCTGGCGATCTGGCTGCCGCTGATCCTGCTGCCGCTACTGTTGTTTATGTTGGCAGTACAGGGCGAGGTCTCGTTGTGGCACAACGCCAGCTTTCCGGCAGGGGCGGAGCATCCCGCGCTGCAAGCCAAGCTCTTGATGGACATCGACACACGTGGGCTGAATGTCACGCGGTCGTACATTGCGACGAGTTCAGCGGATAATAATCTGGCCTGCGTACAGACGGTCGTGCGTTTTGTGCTGTGGCAGGGGATCAGCACTCCGGCGGACTATTGTGATTGCTATGCGCGGGACACTGCCGATGTGCCGTGGACGCTGCAGTCGACAGCGGCGGGGCAGTGCAAGTAAGGCGGTATGAAGATCGATCCGGGAACACTCATCCTGATAGGCGCGGGCTGTGGCTTAACGTGCCTCGTGCTGTTTGTGCTGGGCACGGTCCTGAACGCACTGGGTTTCGTGTTTGAGTTGGCGGGTAATATCATTGAGTTGGCGGTCAATCTGTTCAACCTGGGGCCGCTGCCTGGCTGTGGTTGCCTGGCCCTTGTGCTGGCCGTCGTCACTTGTGTCGGTGGTGGTCTGGTCTTGAATAACATTATCAGTACGTGCGACACAGCGTCGCGAATGGCGTTTTGCTCATGGATTGGACGGTAACATGGCGGTGAATCCGCAAGCCCGGACGCGTCCCGAAACTGCGGCACTCAAGGCAGTCGAAACGGCGGTTCATCAGGTCGTGATCGGTCAGGAACGGCTGGTCAACCGGCTTCTGATCGGGCTGCTGTGCGATGGTCATGTGCTGATAGAGGGTGTACCGGGACTGGCAAAGACGCTGACGGTGCGCGCGCTGGCGGCTGCGCTACATGTTGGATTCCACCGCGTCCAGTTCACGCCTGATCTGCTGCCGTCAGACATTGTCGGCACGCAGATCTACAATCCGCGCTCAGGCGAATTCAGCGCACGCACCGGGCCGGTCTTCACGAACCTGCTGCTGGCGGACGAGATCAACCGCGCACCAGCCAAAGTACAGTCGGCGCTGCTAGAAGCCATGGAAGAACGGCAGGTCACGCTGGGTGACGAGACCCGGCCTCTGCCATCGCCCTTTATGGTGCTGGCGACTCAGAACCCAATTGAGCAGGAGGGAACCTATCCACTGCCTGAGGCCCAACTTGACCGCTTCCTGCTCAAAGTCGTGATTGGCTATCCGAGTCGCGCGGAAGAGCGTGCCGTGATGGAGCGCATGGGATCGGACAAGCCCGAGATGCCACAGCCGGTCCTCGATGCAGACGGGCTGTTCAGGGCGCAGGATGCTGTCAGCCATGGAATATTTGTGGATGATCGGTTGAAGGAGTTCATTCTGTCGCTGGTCGCGGCCACCCGTGAGCCCGCGTCCTCTAACCTCAAGGCGTTGGCGCCATTGATCGCACTGGGAGCATCCCCCCGCGCAACCTTAGCCTTGCTCAAGACCAGCAAAGCCCACGCATTCCTGCGCGGGTCGGGGCATGTAGCGCCGGAAGACATTCGGCAGGTCGCGCCTGATGTCCTCAGGCATCGCATCGCGTTGACATTTGAAGCTGAGGCAGAGTCGATCAGCGCTGACCAGATTATCGAACAGGTTATCGCCCGCGTAGCCGTGCCGTGAGCTCCGAAATCTCGCCTGAACTCCTCAAGCGCATCACGCGGCTTGAATTCCGCACGCGGCGGCTGGTGGACAGCGCACTGGTGGGCGTGTATCGGGCTGCGTTTCGTGGTCGCGGCTCGCATTTCGACGGCGTGCGGCCTTATGAGCCCGGGGATGATGTGCGGGCGATGGACTGGAAGGTCAGCGCCAGAACCGGGGAAGCGCACATCAAAAAGTTCACCGAGGAGCGCGAGCTTTCCGTGCTGCTGGTGGTAGACGACAGCGGTTCAATGCGGATGGGAGCCCCGGTGACCAAACGTGACCGCGCAGCAGAGTTTGCAGCCGCTGCAGCGCTCGTTGCGATGCGAGGCGGCGACCGTGTCGGCGCGTTGGTGGCGCATGACGCTGGAGTAGGGCTTGTCCCGGCCAGGCGTGGCAGAAATCATGTGCTGCGCGTGATCCGTAGTGTATTGACCCAGGATGAAGACCTGCGCGGGACTGACCTGCAGGGCGCTCTCCAGATGGCCGTGCAAGGTCTCAAGCAGCGCGGGATCGTATTCGTACTGTCGGACTTTCTCGGTGCACCGGAGGCGTATGCCAGGACGCTTGCGCTTGTTGCCCGGCGTCATGATACGGTCGCGGTACTTTGCAGCGACCCGCTCGAGGTTCGGTGGCCGGACGCCGGCCTAATGGCTATGAGGGACGCTGAGACAGGCACTACCCAGATCGTCGATACGTCAGACCGACGTTGGCGAAGCGCCTTTGCGGACCGGGCGGCTGCATTTGACGGAGTACGGCGACAGGCGATTTTGAGGGCAGGTGCGGAACTCCTGGCCCTGCCACACGATGAAACTCCGCTGGCTGCACTGGCGCGATTTATGCGCGCGCGGGCCGGGAGACGCTAGTTATGAGCGTGGTTGGTCTGCTGTTTTGGATCGCTTTGGCACAGGTGACGCCTTCTCCATCGCCGACTACGCCGCCATTCGTACCGTCGCCGACGCCTGGCGACCCGGTTGACTCGTTCGACTCGGTGTTTGCGCGATTTGAAGCCTCAACGCTCACACCGCTGACAGGGGAACCCTTCACGCTTTCGCTGGTTGTGTCTTTACCCGATGGCGCATTTATCGCGGAGTGGCCGTTGATTGAAGATCCATGGGGGCCGTTTGAAATCCGCGAGACCGGGGAGATTGAGCGGGTGGACGGCGACATGCGGCAGGACTTCACGGCGGTATTATGGAGGCCGGAAGACGCGTTAACCCTCGAGACATATGTGGGCTACAGCGCCGGCGGGACGGACGTCCGGCGTGTCCCGGTCCGTGAGGTGTTTTTCAGCGTTCCCACCGTAATCGATCCCGAGGATGAGACTCTACGCCCGCCGCTGCCGCCGATCTTCACGCCGTGGCCGTATCCGGCACTGGTCGTCCTGGTTGGTATTGCCGCCTCGCTGGCTCTGATTGCGTGGACAAAGCGGCCAAAGCCAGCGCCGGCGCCACTGCCCACGCCAGGGCAGCTCGCGCTCGCCAAGCTGAAGGGCGCAGGAAAGAGGCCCGGTGACATTCAGTTTCAAGTTGCGCTTGCAGTACTACGCAACCTGCAGGGGCAGGTTCCGCACGACGCGCTGGTTGCTGCGATAGAGACAGGCGAGGCGCTGGCATACTCTGAGACCCCGATTGACGCAAACGACGCAGCGTTGTACGTGGAACTGGCGGCACGCGCCATCCGGGAGGCTACACGTGAGTGAATTCCGGTTTGCGCACCCGTGGGCTTTCGTGCTGCTGCTGCTCGGCACGTGGATTGTATGGCGGCATTGGTGGCGTGCCAAAGACGCAACCGCCTTATACTCAGACTTAGGTCTGATGCGTGGACTTCCGCTGAACTGGCGCGCACGACTGGCTCCGCTTCCGGACGTTCTGAGGGTGGTTGGCTGGTGCCTGCTGGTTATCGCACTGGCGCGGCCCCAGTCCGGGCAGTCGCGCGAAGTTATCCGCGGGCAGGGGATCGACATCGTATTCGCACTCGATATCTCTGGCAGCATGGCAGCGCTGGACTTCCAACCGGATAACCGTCTCGCCGTCGCGAAGTCCGTGATCATGGATTTCGTTGAGGGCCGTGAATATGACCGGCTTGGAGTGGTGGTATATGCCCGGAATGCCTATCATCTCGTCCCCTTGACACTGGACTATCATGTCCTGAATGCGCTGCTCAAGGATGTGAAATTAGTCACCAGACTGGTCGATCCGTCTGGCGCTCAAACATCACTTGACGGAACAGCGTTGGGTACAGGTATCGCGGCTGCAGCCGCAATGATGCGCAATAGCCCAGCGCGGAGTAAAGTCATCGTCCTGTTAACGGACGGCGCTACAAACGCCGGCCTGGACCCTGTTACAGCGGCTGAAGCTGCTGCAACCCTTGGCATCAAAACCTATGCAATCGGCATTGGACGGCCTGGGGAAGTCCCATTTGAAGAAAACGATGGAACGATAACTACTATAGTAAGTGACCTTGACGAACCCGCACTGCAGCGGGTGGTGGAGGCGGGTAGCGGGCAGTATTTTCGCGCTACAGACGCCGAAAGCCTTGGTCAGATCGCGGCACAGATTGATCGCCTTGAGCGATCGCCCGTGCAGCGGCAGGTTATCATTCCATGGCGGGATCAGGTCGAGTGCTGGCTGATCTTCGGGGTGATTGCGCTGTTTCTTGAGCGCGCACTGCGGCACACCCTGTTAGCGACTGCACCCTAGGAGATTGATGTTTACGCGAGGCGGCTGGCTCATCCTCTTGTTGCTTGTCGCACTGATTGCGAGCTTGAGCGTGCTTCAGGCACGTCAGCGTGCAAGACAAGTGCAGCGTGCTGGCCTGGAACCCGTCCTGACGAAGAGGCGACGTCTGCGGGTTGCCCTTTGGAGCGGCGCGTCGGCGTGTGCGGTTATCGCGCTAGCCAACCCGGTCTGGGGTATCGAAGCCGAATTGATTGAGGCGAGGGGCACGGCGGTTGTGATCGTACTGGACGTGAGTGCCAGTATGGATGCACTGGACCTAACCCCCAGCCGGCTCGAACGGGCCAAGATCGCCGCAACCGATATTCTTCGCGGTGGCGAAGGAAATTTGTTCGGGCTGGTGTTGTTTGCCGGTGAAGCCTTTGTACGGTTTCCCTTATCTTCGGATGTCGTTACGGCAGAGGAGTTCGTCCAGTCGTCTGCCAGTACAATGATCACGCGGCAGGGTACTGTGATTGATGAGGCACTGAGACTCGCGCTGGAACTCATCGATGAACGCATCAGCGGTGGCGCAATGATTGTCCTTATGACCGATGGAGAAGACCAGTCGGGAGATCCGCTGAGTGTGGCGGATGAGGCTAAAGTGCGAGGAATTCCGATTCATGTTATCGGATACGGCACGCCGGAAGGCGATGTGATTCCAGTGTACGACTCTGACGGTACGATGATAGGCGTTAAGGCGGACAGTGCGCGTAATATCGTGATTAGCCGCCTGAATGAACCGATTCTGCATCAGATCTCTGAAAACGCCGGCGGGCTGTATCAGCGTGCCTCGGTGACCGGGATCGAGTCGGTCGCCATTCTGAATGCATTAAGTGAGTTAGAGGCAGGTGCGCTTGGGGCGCGACTGCAAACGATCAGCGTCTCAAGGTATGGTGTCTTTGTCGCGATTGCGCTGCTGCTACTCACTGCCGAGATGTTTGTACGGGAGAAAGTAGCGTGAAGCCACTTCGTTTGTACCTAGTTTTGCTTGTTGGTACGGTTGTGGTCGCCTGGCTGGTGATGCAGCTTGCACCGATTGATGCGGCGGGGAGTTTCGCCTATCAAACCGGCGCATTTGGTTCCGCCTCTACATTGTTTCTCGAATCGGCCGTGCGCGACCCTGGCGACCCGTTCCGCGTGTATTCGGCTGGGAGCGCCCAGCTCGGGTTGGATGACTCTGAAGCGGCGGACCTGCTGCTGCGGTCCTACGAACTGGGCGATGAAGACCTCAAGCAGCTTTCGGCCTACAATGCAGGGATCGCGTACTTCCGCGAGGCGGACTACTTCGCGGCGGTCAGGGCGTTCAGAGCCGTACTCGAAATTGACCCTTCGGATTCCGATGCGCGATACAACTACGAACTGGCACTGCGGTACGCACTGCCGCCGACCCCATCTGAGCAGCAGCAGCGGACAAACCCTGAGGAGGGACAGACGGACCCGACGATCACACCATCGCCAGAGCCAGGGGGCTTCGATGGGCCGACCCCGACCCCGCCACGAGAGGAGTTTGAGCCTGATCCTACTGAGACGCCAGTGGGCGGAACGGGTGACTTTGGTGACGACGCCGACTCGACGCCTGTTCCGGTGGAGGGCGGTCCTCTCACACTCGAACAAGCGATACGATTGCTGGATGCGGCGGCCCAGGATGCGCTCACGATTTCGCCATTCTACTTGACGGCAACTCCGGGCGGCGTTGCAGGGGAAAACGACTGGTGAAGCGACTGTTGGCCCTAGTACTCTTTATCGTTGCACCTGTCGCTGCTCAGTCGGAGCCGCCGTTCCGCGTGGATGCGTCCTTCGATGTTGTTTGGGCGTATCCGGGCCAGGCTGTGTCATATACGGTGACTGCCTACAGCGATACTGAGAGAGAGGTCGGGTTCAACCTGCCAACGTTTGAGGGGTTCTGGCAGGCAGGCGGACGCGGCTTCAGCGGCTCGGCTACGATAGAAGGCAAGCAATACAATACATCAATCTATCAGGTGACATTGTATCCGCACAGCATCGGACGGCTTGAAGTGCCTGCCGCGAGGGTGGATTTTGCCGAGACTGTCTTCAGCGAAGGCGCATCGCGCTTAAGCGCGAGTACTTCGATAGACGTTTTAGAATTACCGGCGGCGCCGGCAGATTTCTCGGGTTTGGTAGGCGCGGTTGGGGCGCAGTTTTCCGCCGAGCCTGCGGTGGTGTCGATTGGTGAGCCGATACAAGTCACCTTGAGACTCCAAGGGGCAGCGAATCTGGCTCAGTTGCCGCCGGTCGATGTACAGGTCCCTGACGGTTGGCGCCTGTACCACGAGCCTCAGACGGCCGAGAGCGTGTTTGACGGAAATGCTCTGACCCAGACCCGTGTGATACGCTGGCGGGCAGTTGCCGATCGCGCTGGGCGCGCGTCGCTTGGTGTGCTGCCAATTACGTTCTTCACTTTGGCGAACGGGTACCAGACACTGGAAATCCCCCTGATCGATTTCGAAGTACTGCCGGGCGCGAATGGTGAGCTCTCGCGCGAGGAGATTACGCGAGTGGCACCATCACTGCTCCAAACTGCCGGTTCGCAGCTCGGGGCGGGATCCGTCCCGGGTTTGGTCTGGGGAGTCGCACCGATTCTTGCGGTTGCGGTATTTGCCGGGCGCGAAGCTTCCCGGCGCTGGCAGCAGTTTCAAGCTGCGGCACGGAAGCGTAACGCCTTGCGCCGGGCGACATCGAGACTGCGAATGGTCGCCCGATCGAACGGGGACCTGGCTGATATTGAGACCGCAATACTCAACTATTTCTCCGACCACAAATGGGACCGGCGAGCATTCACCGAAGCTGGCGAACTGTTGGGACTTGTGGAGGATGCGCGCTATGCGCCGAACGGTGCCTTACAGGCGGAGTCACTAGCGAAACGGGCAGCAGAGCTCTTGAGGCGGATTGAAAGTGCTGGCCGCAATGCGTAGCCGTGTAACTCCAGGTCCTGTTCTCGTCTTGAGTACGATAGTGGTCCTGACTGTCACTCTGCTTTGCCACGAGTTGCAGGCTTATACTCAGGAGAATAGCGACCCCCGCGTGCTGGCTGTGGAGGCATATGATGCAGGCGACTATCTGCTCGCCGCGCAGCTTTGGGCGGCGGCAGCGCTGGCTGAGCCACGATCAGTCGACGCCCCGATTAATGCTGCGCAGTCCTACTTGCAGGCTAAGGACCTTGGCCTGGCAATGCTGTATTTCCGGCGTGCCCAAGCGCTTGATCCGCGGCACCCGGCGGTGCAACTGGGACTGGCGCTGGTCAGGGCGCTCAGAGTGGATATTCTGGACGATGAACCTGGACTGCTGCCGGCAATCGAGCGGCTGACCACGGAAATCGTAAGCACAGAAGAACTTGCCTGGATCACAGCGACTGTCTGGTCGGCTGTCTTCGGACTAATCGCCGCGAGCGCCTATCGGCCCCGTTTCAAGTGGACGGCAGCCGGGTGCGGAGTTGCGGCGATTGTCCTGCTAGCACTGCTGGCAGCGCGGGTCACTTCTGTGCGGGCAGCCCCACCGGCTGTCTTGACTGCTTTCGAGGCCATGCTTCAGAGTGAACCCGGAAAGTCTGGTGTTGCCCTGTCACGGGTGTACGCCGCGGCGGAGGGACGAGTCGCTGATATCCGAGACGATTGGGTGCTAATCACGCTGGCCGACGGGCGGGCGGGATGGATCAGGAGTGACGAGATCGGGCTTATAGACGGGCCTTGACTGGCGAAAGAGCGGGAAAGTAGTACTTTATGGCCGCAGAATCGTCGCGAAGTCCTGAGGCGTCTCAGCGATTACTGCCCCAGCGTATTTCATCGCAGCGATTTTCGCTTCGGCGCTCTCTGCGTCCGAGTTGACAATGGCGCCGGCGTGACCCATGCGCACTCCGTGAGGGGCGTTCTGGCCGGCGATAAAGGCGGTCACGGGCTTTGTCATTTTCGTAGCTATGAACTCAGCGGCGTCGATTTCTGCGCGGCCGCCTATTTCGCCGATGAGAGCGACGGCGTCGGTATCCGGATCAGCTTCGAATGCTTCGAGGATTTCGAGGAGCGACGTTCCAACTAACGGATCTCCCCCAATGCCAACGACCAGTGACTGACCAATCCTTGCGTCAGTCAGGGCGCGGAGCACTTCATAGGTGAGCGTGCCGGAGCGCGATACCACGCCTACGCGGCCTGGGAGGATGACCTCGTTAGGAATGATTCCCAGTTTGGACACACCTGGAATCACAAGTCCGGGACAGTTCGGGCC
The nucleotide sequence above comes from Candidatus Flexicrinis proximus. Encoded proteins:
- a CDS encoding VWA domain-containing protein → MFTRGGWLILLLLVALIASLSVLQARQRARQVQRAGLEPVLTKRRRLRVALWSGASACAVIALANPVWGIEAELIEARGTAVVIVLDVSASMDALDLTPSRLERAKIAATDILRGGEGNLFGLVLFAGEAFVRFPLSSDVVTAEEFVQSSASTMITRQGTVIDEALRLALELIDERISGGAMIVLMTDGEDQSGDPLSVADEAKVRGIPIHVIGYGTPEGDVIPVYDSDGTMIGVKADSARNIVISRLNEPILHQISENAGGLYQRASVTGIESVAILNALSELEAGALGARLQTISVSRYGVFVAIALLLLTAEMFVREKVA
- a CDS encoding DUF58 domain-containing protein produces the protein MSSEISPELLKRITRLEFRTRRLVDSALVGVYRAAFRGRGSHFDGVRPYEPGDDVRAMDWKVSARTGEAHIKKFTEERELSVLLVVDDSGSMRMGAPVTKRDRAAEFAAAAALVAMRGGDRVGALVAHDAGVGLVPARRGRNHVLRVIRSVLTQDEDLRGTDLQGALQMAVQGLKQRGIVFVLSDFLGAPEAYARTLALVARRHDTVAVLCSDPLEVRWPDAGLMAMRDAETGTTQIVDTSDRRWRSAFADRAAAFDGVRRQAILRAGAELLALPHDETPLAALARFMRARAGRR
- a CDS encoding lamin tail domain-containing protein; amino-acid sequence: MRTKFFTMWLVAVLAAAALIFAPTSRVARASTSGIVISAAYGGGGNSGAIYINDYIEIFNAGISSVSVSGWSIQFASATGSTWTRTNLPSITLSPGQYLIARQAAGAGGTEPTPSDVDGTAAMSGPGSFKIALLSTTTLITGGNPYTDGAVSASVVDFFGGGSANVFEGAVRSGTLTNSQAWFRLDDGCQDTDNNLADFASGTAYPNARSTLSPLNPCFTADLVTSITESADPIETNNGVNNSDVDYTVTVSNTGTLAANTVVFTTTLGGLPFDGTISALSDPSGFCLYANPVLTCSIPSLATSTGYTAGFTITPQVGIQGTVTVDTNATADAPETTGNNSDSETTTVQDPQADVTVAIGYTPNPVYSHNSLNLTFDVANGPQLSAANTTLQVLFSGTALGSLGSSPTAGCTVTSATQLDCALGTLLAGGSTQAQATVSLNGSAGNVQVDAAVAADAPEASGNNTDSEAITVWVATTSSRFPVTATPSPQTRSTSLIRVSRSAPAIRFE
- a CDS encoding BatD family protein, with translation MKRLLALVLFIVAPVAAQSEPPFRVDASFDVVWAYPGQAVSYTVTAYSDTEREVGFNLPTFEGFWQAGGRGFSGSATIEGKQYNTSIYQVTLYPHSIGRLEVPAARVDFAETVFSEGASRLSASTSIDVLELPAAPADFSGLVGAVGAQFSAEPAVVSIGEPIQVTLRLQGAANLAQLPPVDVQVPDGWRLYHEPQTAESVFDGNALTQTRVIRWRAVADRAGRASLGVLPITFFTLANGYQTLEIPLIDFEVLPGANGELSREEITRVAPSLLQTAGSQLGAGSVPGLVWGVAPILAVAVFAGREASRRWQQFQAAARKRNALRRATSRLRMVARSNGDLADIETAILNYFSDHKWDRRAFTEAGELLGLVEDARYAPNGALQAESLAKRAAELLRRIESAGRNA
- the sucD gene encoding succinate--CoA ligase subunit alpha, producing the protein MTFTLSRYLRVIVQGVTGREGGFHAQHMLKYGTQVVAGVTPGKGGEWAYGVQVLDSVVEAVEVTEANASVIFVPPAQAADAIFEAIDAGLDLIVCITEGIPVHDMLRVMARLRGSRSRLIGPNCPGLVIPGVSKLGIIPNEVILPGRVGVVSRSGTLTYEVLRALTDARIGQSLVVGIGGDPLVGTSLLEILEAFEADPDTDAVALIGEIGGRAEIDAAEFIATKMTKPVTAFIAGQNAPHGVRMGHAGAIVNSDAESAEAKIAAMKYAGAVIAETPQDFATILRP
- a CDS encoding MoxR family ATPase; this translates as MAVNPQARTRPETAALKAVETAVHQVVIGQERLVNRLLIGLLCDGHVLIEGVPGLAKTLTVRALAAALHVGFHRVQFTPDLLPSDIVGTQIYNPRSGEFSARTGPVFTNLLLADEINRAPAKVQSALLEAMEERQVTLGDETRPLPSPFMVLATQNPIEQEGTYPLPEAQLDRFLLKVVIGYPSRAEERAVMERMGSDKPEMPQPVLDADGLFRAQDAVSHGIFVDDRLKEFILSLVAATREPASSNLKALAPLIALGASPRATLALLKTSKAHAFLRGSGHVAPEDIRQVAPDVLRHRIALTFEAEAESISADQIIEQVIARVAVP
- a CDS encoding NUDIX domain-containing protein; translated protein: MASPRTLVFVTNRGRVLLLKRGPQRRIFPNKYNGLGGHVERDEDVFTSAEREVREESGLSVDALRLRGIHHIDAGAESGILVFVFTATARTDTVSVQSDEGVLEWVDLESFAALDLVDDVAEILPRALGMADDAPPYFAHVSYDSEDRIVIRYA
- a CDS encoding VWA domain-containing protein, which produces MSEFRFAHPWAFVLLLLGTWIVWRHWWRAKDATALYSDLGLMRGLPLNWRARLAPLPDVLRVVGWCLLVIALARPQSGQSREVIRGQGIDIVFALDISGSMAALDFQPDNRLAVAKSVIMDFVEGREYDRLGVVVYARNAYHLVPLTLDYHVLNALLKDVKLVTRLVDPSGAQTSLDGTALGTGIAAAAAMMRNSPARSKVIVLLTDGATNAGLDPVTAAEAAATLGIKTYAIGIGRPGEVPFEENDGTITTIVSDLDEPALQRVVEAGSGQYFRATDAESLGQIAAQIDRLERSPVQRQVIIPWRDQVECWLIFGVIALFLERALRHTLLATAP